In Sphingomonas profundi, the sequence CCGGCGCCGCCGCGGTCGATCCGTTCGCGAAAGCGACCGCGGCGGCGGCCGAGAAGACGGCGACCGCGACGTCGACGGCGACCGACCTGCTCGACCAGATGAGCGGCCAGCTGGGCGACCTGCCGGCGATCCGCACCGCGCTGGAGGCGATCGTCGCCCGCGGCGGCACGGCGCTGAGCGGCCTCGGCGCTGCGCGAGGCTATGTCTGATGCCGTTCGATCCCGCCCTCGACGCCGCCGGCCTGCGCGACCAGGTGGTCGCCACCTGGTCGAACACCGCGATCCGCTCACGCTACCCCTCGGCGCGTGACGCGATCGCGGCGCCCGCCGAGGGCTTCTTCGACGCGATCGGCGATGCCCAGGCGGTGATCGACGCGCGGGCGAGCCTGCTCGGCGTCGAGCGACGGCGCTTCGTCGTCGTGGTGCAGGACGTGCTCTGGCTCGATCCCTCGCTTGGCACGCCGACCGTGACGCTGGCGGACAGCGAGCAGGCGGCGGGCGGCACCTTCATCGTCACCGGGGTCGAGGTCGATCTCGACGCCGGTACGACCTCCCTCGAGCTGTTCGGGTAGAGCCATGGCAAATGCGTGGATCATCCCGCCGCTGCCGATGGCAGCGGTGACCGCGCCGACGTCGGTCGGCGCCGCCGCATACCTGGCGAACGACTATCGCGGCATGGTCTGGGAGGTCGGCGGCGATCTGGGCGGGCCGACCGACGGCGGCTACTTCATGTCCGTTGACGTCGATCTCGGCTCGGACCGCACCGTCGACACGATGCTGCTGCTCGGCCTCGCGGGCCTGATCGCCGGCACGCAATGCTATGTCTTCGCCGCGACGGAGGCGCAGGGGGCGGCCTTCACGACCAACTACTGGCGCAGCCCGAACCTGCTGCCCTACGCGAGCGCCGAGGCGCTGGTGAACGGCGACGGCATGTTCCTATGGAGCGCGCCGGACGACGGCACGCCGCCGCTGCCGGCGCGCTACTGGCGGATCGCCTGGATCACGCCGGCGCGCGTATCGATCCGGGCGCGGCGGATCGTGCTCGGCGAGCGCATCGTGCTCGAGCGGAACTTCAGCTTCGGCCGCGCCGTCGGCGTGCGTCCGTTCGGCGCGACCGACTTCTCCGCCCGCGGCGTGCTGCTGCGCCGGCGGGCGCCGACGCTGCGCACGACGGGCCTGACCTTCGCCAGCACGAGCCGCGACGAGATCGAGGCGAAGGTGCTGCCGCTGCTCGAGCGGTTCAACGTCACCGAGCCGGTCGCGCTGATCACCGATCCCGCGCCGCACCCGATGCGCACGCGCCGCACCTTCTTCGGCCCGCTGATCGGCGACCTGGGCGCGATCCAGCGGAACGCGGCCGGCTGGCAGTGGCAGGCCAACCTCGTGAGCCTGATCTGATGCTGGGCGTGATCGTCCGCATCGACGGCCATGATCCCGTCGCGGGCGCGCCCGTCACGCTGCGCGCGGCGAGCCACGACGACATGCGCGTCTGCCATCTGGACGGGCAGGACTGGTGGCCCGTGATCGCGAAGCTGCCCACCCTGCGCTACGACCTGTTCGACGGCAGCTTCGGCGGCGGCATCACGGCGCCCTCATCCTCGCTGACGATCGGCATCGAGCCGTGGCCGGCGCTGCCGCGCTACATGCTCGCCGACGCGCGCTTCCGCCTGTGGACAGGTGAGGTCGGCGCCGCCTGGAGCAGCTGGACCCTGCGCTTCGACGGGCGGGTGACGGCGCAGCCGCAGATCGCCGACGGCCGCGCCGACATCGCCTTCGCGGTCGACGATCGCTGGCTCGATGCGCCGCTGCTCGCCACCTATGCGGGCACGACCGGGGCGGAAGGGCCGGCGTCGCTGAAGGGGCAGGTGAAGCCGCTGGCGATCGGCGCGCCTCGCTACGTCACGGGCACGCTCGTCGACGTCGCCAGCAGCGTCTTCCAGCTGTCGAACGGCCCGATCAACGACGTGCCGGCGGCGCTGGAGCGGCTGGCGCGCTACGGCGCGTCGGCCGGCGACTATCCGGGCCACGCCGCGCTCGTCGCGGCCGCGATCCCGGCCGGCCGGTGGGCGACCGCGAAAGCGGCCGGTCTCGCGCGCTTCGGCGCGCCGCCGACGGGGAAGGTGAGCTTCCTCGTCCAGGGCGACGCCGGCGGCGCCGACGGCTGGATCCGGCGGCCGGGCAGGATCGTCGCCCGCCTGGCGACGCTGTCCGGCGGCGCCGGCCGGATCGACGCCGCCTCGCTCGCGGCGCTCGACGCGGCCCGGCCGTACAATCTCTCGCTGAACCTCACGGCGCAGACGACGGCGCGCGACACGATCCAGCGGGTCGCGGCGAGCGTCAACGCGGTCGCCGGCGTCTCCTGGCTCGGCAAGCTGTTCGTCGCGCCGGTCGGGCTCGGCGCTCCGGCGCTGACGCTCGCGGCCGACGGATCGGCGCTGCCGCCGGTCGCCTCGGTCACGCAGGTGCCGGGCGCCGCACCCTGGTGGCGGCTGGCGATCGGCGCCGAGCGGACCGAGACGGTTCACCAGCTCGGCGACGTCGCCTTCTACGGCGCGCTGATCGATCTCGGCGCCTACGATCCCGGGCGGACGTACCGCGAGGGCAACATCGTCCAGTACCAGGGCTCGTCCTGGGTCTACATCAATCCCGTGGCGACCGCCGGCAACGCGCCGCCGACACTGCCGACCGAGAGCAACGCCTGGTGGCGCGTCCTCGCGCGCGCCGGGGTCGACGGCGCGGACGGCGCCGACGGCACCGCCGGTGCGCCGGGCGCGAACGGTGTGGACGGCGCGACGCTCTACACCTGGGTCGCCTATGCCGACACGCCGGACGGCTCGGTCAATTTCACGCTCGGCGCGCCCGGCGCGCGCGGCTTCCAGGGCACCGCGATCAACCGGACGACGCCGGGCGAGAGCAGCAATCCGGCCGACTATGCGTGGGCGCCCTATCGCGGGCCGGCGCTGTTCGGCCTGGTCGCGCGGGGCAACTGCGTCGTCGGGCCCGACTATGCGCTGAAGAATGGCGGGGCCGCCGCCTGGGACAGCGACGTCTACTCGGACGTGACGTGGACCGGCGGATGCCAGCTGAGCTTCCGCGCCGGCCAGACGAACGCTCAGGTCATGATGGGCATCAACACCGATCCGGCGACGAACGCCGACTATGTCTCGATCGACCATGCCTTCTTCCTGGCCGACGACGGTCATTGGGAGATCTGGGAGGATGGCGCGTACGTGATCGGCGCGACCGGCACCGTCTACGCCACCACCACCGTCTTCCAGATCATCTACGACGGCCGCCGGGTGACCTACCTGACCGACGGCATCCCGGTGCGGGTCGTGCCGGTCGCCGCCGGCCGCGCCTTCTATCTCGACAGCAGCTTCGCCTACCCGGGCGCGCGGATCGACCGGATCAGCTGGTCGGCGATGGGCGCGGCCGGTGGCGACGGCGTCGATGGCGTCGACGGCGCGGCCGGGCTGCCCGGCCCGCCCGGTGCCGATGGTGTCACGCACTGGAATTGGATAGCCTATGCGAACTCTGCTGACGGCACGGTCGACTTCGTAACAGGTAGTAACGGCGGCCGCTTCTACATCGGCATCGCCAACAACAAGACCACGCCGATCGAAGGAACGGACCCGGCCGCCTACACCTGGTCGCTGATCCGCGGCACTGATGGCGTGCCCGGCACGCCCGGCGCAGACGGCTCGCCGACGTTCACCTGGTTCGCCTATGCCGACGCGGCCGACGGCTCGGCGAACTTCACCACCGGCAACGCGGACGGGCGGCTCTACATCGGCCTCGCCCCGAACAAGCCGACGTCGAGCGAGAGCAGCGATCCGGCCGACTATACCTGGACCCGCCTGCGCGGCGCGGACGGCGCGACAGGGGCTCCCGGTGCGAACGCGCTCAGCGTCGCGATCGCGCCGCCCACCACGACGATCGGGTGCGATGCCGCGGGCATCCCGCGCGACAACCAGTTCCCGCGCAGCGCCACCGTCGCGGTGATCTCCGGCACGCTCAACGTCACGAACAGCAGCGTCTTCCACATGTCGGCGACCGGCTGCTACGCGACCCTCAGCGGCAGCGGCGTCGTCACCGTCACCGGGATCACCGACGAGACCGCCTATGTCGACGTGACGGCCGAATATGGCGGTGGCGCCGCCACGCAGCGCTTCACCCTGTCCAAGGTGCGCGACGCCACGCCGAACCAGGCCAAGCGCTACACGGGCGGCCCAGCGACCGTCTCGGCGACCACCTACGGCTCGAGCAACTTCGGCCCGGCCGAGATCATTGTCGGGCCCAACGGCACGATCTCGGCGTCGGTGCTCGTCGCATGGAGCGCGGGCACGGCGACGAACATGGCCGCCAAGGTCCAGTATCGCGAGAAGGGAACGTCGACCTGGATCGACCTGGGCGTCGAGCAGATCGGCGAGCCGTCGAGCGCCGGAACGGCCGGCGAGCCGGGCGATGACGGACAGGTCAGCACGACGCGCAGCGCGAGCGGCCCCGCCGAGCTGAAGGTCTACGAGTTCCAGCTGCAGGTCCGCAAACATGCCGGCGCGGACAAGAGCGTCACCGTCACCCTCTTCTGCTCGTGGGCGCCCTGATGATCGCGATCTTCAACAGCGCAACCGGCGCGGTGCTCGAGCACGTCGTCGCGACATCCGGCATCGACATGACCGGCAAGGGACAGAAGCCGATCCCGGTCGGGTACGACGCATCGACCTACAGCTGGAGCGTCGCGGCTCGGCAATATGTCGAGGATCCGGCGAAGGTCGAAGCGGTGCTGGTCGGCCAGGTGAAGGCGGAAGGCGAGCGCCGCTCGATGCTGGTCATGTCCACGGGCGGGGCGAAGAAGACGAAATATGCCGCCAAGGCGGTCGAGGTCGAGAACTGGTACGGGCTCGGCGGCGTCGGTGCCGCGACTTCCGCCCTGCTCGCCGCCTTCAACCTGCTGAACACGACTGTGCGTGCGCGCAAGTTTCGCTACGCGATCGCCGACGCGAAAGCCCACGGCGACTCGGTCGACAAGGCGATCGCCCGCTTCGTCGCCGGCGCCGACGCGAGCCAGAACGAGGCGGCGCGCCTAGAGGGGATCGAGCAGGCCGGCGTCGACGCCATCAAGGCCGCGACCACCGCTGCAGCCAAGCGCGCCGCCCATGCCGCCATCAGCTGGGCCACCGCCTGACGCGCCATCCGAGCGCGATGACCATCCGGGCGCCAGCGCCTTCAATACGGGAGAACCATCATGGCCAAGACGGTTATCGTCTTCGACCCCATCAACCCGCGGCTGCCATCGATCCGCATCCGGCTGGCAGACGCAGCGGCCGACGCGCTGGTCGCGACCGGCGCCGCGGTGTTCCCGGTGATCGACACCTCACTCTCGACCGGCATCGTCGTGCCGCCGCCCGCGCCCACCGTTACGCTCTCGCTCTCGGTCAGCCAGGCCGAGGGGAATAGCGGGCCGAAGCTGTTCACCTTCACGGTCACCGCCTCGCAGGCGGCGCCGGCCGGCGGCCTGGTCGTGCCCGTCGCCTTCTCAACCGGTTCGACTAACGCGGCTGATTACACCGGCGGCACGCTGCCGAGCCTCACCTCGGTGACGATCGCGGCCGGGCAGACCTCGGCCGACATCGTGATCAGCGTCAACGGCGATACCGACGTCGAGAGCGACGAGAGCTTCGGCCTCACCATTTCGGCGCCGGCGGGCTACACGCTGCTGAACGCCAGCGCCACCGGCACGATCGTCAACGACGATGTCTCGTCCGTTGCCACCCCGCAGCAGCCGGAGGAATCGATCATCTCCCCGGCGAATGTCTCCCTGCGCTCGACGTACGTCTTCACCAAGCAGGGCGCGATCGTCGGCATGAACCCGGCCATGGCCGCGCGAGGTGCGACCGGGCTTGGGCCGTACTGGCCGAAGATCGTCTACGCGCCGAGCGCCGCCTACCCCGACCGCCACATCGTCTTCTACACGACCGACCACGACCTGTACGATTCCAGCAAGCCAGGCTCCGGCACCGGCGGCGTCTACCTGATGACCTGCGTCGCCGATCCGGGCGTTGCGGCGAACTGGAAGACCTATGCGGACGCCGTCGCCGCCGGCTGGTGGAACGACGTGCCCAGCCGGCCGGCGGCCGAGCCCATCTACATCGGCCCGTATGCTGCGAATACGCCGGTGCAGGCCGAGACGATCTGGGTCAACTGGGTGCCCGAGGCGAACCTGTGGGTGGGCACCTACCAGGTCACTGCCGCGCGCGCGACGCGGCTGGACGGCACCACCTACGGCAACCAGGCGACGATCATGGCGACGTCGCCGGACCTCCTCAACTGGACGGGCAACAACATCGCCGTGACCTTGCCGCCGGCCGACAAGCAGCTGGGCGACGGTCACACGGGCTACTTTAACTGGGGGCCGAACCCGTTCCCGGGCCTCATCAACCCGGCCACGAGCGCGCCCTGGAAGTACGTCGGCTACTGCTCCATGGGCGGCCAGGGCGCGAGCCCCGAGACCCAGTGGGGCTCGGACAACCCAGGCGCCGCGCCCGCCCTGGGCGGCAGCTCGCCGTGGACGTTCCTGTCGACGATCAGCCCTTGGGGCGGCCGCGCCGCGCCGAACTATCCGAACAGCGATACCAACGACAGCCGCCTCGTGACGCGTTGGTTGGAGCTGTCCAGCTTCCGCGCCACGCGGCAGGGCTACGCGGGCCTCATGACCGGCGGCCCCGCCACCGCCGGGCAGGGGTCGGCCAACCGCTCGGTCTACGAAGTGCTGATGGACGCCACCGGCCGCGAGATGCTTGGCCGACCGATCCAGGTCGTCACCAAGAGCAGCGTGACCGGCGGAGACGACGGCACCAGCGCGCATGCCGCCAGCATCGTCAACTTCGGCGATCGGCGTGTCGTCGCCTACGAGGGACAGGGGTCCGGCACAAACAAGCTGCTCATCGCGACTTCGCCGAAGCGGAACCCGGCCAACACGTGGTTCGATCCACTCAATCCGGTCATCCCGGCTGGCTACGCGGAAATCGCCCGGAACGTGCGGGGCGCGAGCGCGGTGCCTGCCGGCTTCACGGCGGTGACGGGCGGGGCTCCTGCCGCGCCGACCTTCGACGCGAACGGCATGACGATCGCGCTGAACAACGGACAGGAATATTACCTGTTCGAGGATGCGGGCTTCATGCCCAACCAGACACCCTACGTCGACCTGTTCCTCGAAGGCTGGCGCAGCCTTGCCGCGAGCGCCGAGCGGTATCCCTATATCGGCTTCGCACATGAGAAGGCGATCCGCTCCGGCCTTTTGAACGCCCTGTTCGTCAGCAACGGCGAGGGGACCGGCACGGACGCGCGCCTGTCCGGCATCGTCGGCGGTGCAGCGCCCGTCGTGGGCGGCGCCTGGGCCTACTACGAGGGCATCGGCTACGGCTCCTCGACGGCGGCGACCCAGGGCAAGGACATCGGCATCCGCTGGTTTCCGCAGGCCGGCCGCCTGCTTGGCCTCGGCCTCGGCCGAACGGAAGTCCGCATGGACAACGCCGGGCTCGCCGGGCTGGATCTGACACAGCGGTTCTACGCGTTCGTCGGCTTCAAGGGCGTCGGCTCGGCCGCGCAGGAGCGCATCCAGCGCATCGTCGTCCGCACGAAGGACGAGAGCAACGTGCTGGTGGCCCTGACCCCGTCGACCGACTTCATCCAGGGCGTCGCCGTCTCCGGCACGCTGACGGGGGCGAAGGCCGGCTCGACCATCACGTCGAACATCCCCGGCATCACCGTGGACAGCCCGAACCGCACGTACAGCGGCACGCCGACCGGCTCGGGCACGATCGCCAACGCCTTCGTCGAGACGCTGGCGGGGTACGGCGGCTCGCCCTACCCGACGCCGGTGACGGTCGAAGCCGCGACCACCGCGTTCCTCTACGACAAGTTCTCTGCGGCGGACGGCACCGACGTCACCTACGATGGCCCGGACGCGGACACGGACGCGGACTACTCGCCGATCATCGGCGGCAAGTGGTCGAAGCACAACGGTTCGACCAGCACGCCGTCGATCAAGAGCGGCCGGTTCTCCTGCGCCTCGGCCGGCTCCTCGCCCCGCATCATCAACGCCACCGTGCCGCCGAAGGCAGACTACAAGGTGGAGGCTGACTTCACCTTCGTCGGCGGCACGCCGTCGACGAGCTACGCCGGCATCATGCTCCGCCTGTCCAGCACGGCGCTGCAGGGATACGGCGTCTACTGGAACGGCGCCAACAGCCAGTGGCGGCTCATGCGCTGGACCGGCACCGGCGCCAACATCAACACGCTCGCCGCGACGCCTGCTGGCGGCCAGACCTACCACCTCGAGGTCAGGGCCGTGGGCACGACGATCAGCGCCTACGTAGACGGCACCCTGATCGGCACCGCGAGCGACACGAACTACCAGGCGGCCGGCGGCGTCGGCATCCACTACCCGAACAACGCTACGGATGCGGCGGGCATCCAGATCGACAACCTCAAGGCGACAGCACTATGATCCGCATCCTCCTGGCAGCCTTGGCGCTGGCCCTTCTTCCCTCGCCAACGGCGGCCGCGCCGCTCGCCGGCGTCAACCTGTCGGGCTGCGAGTTCAAGGGCGTCTTGAACGGCGCGCTCTGCCCCACGCCCGACGACGTGCGCTTCTCGATCGGGCAGGGCTTCCGCCTGATCCGGCTGCCGTTCAAGTCCGCCCAGCTCGACGACGCGAAGGCGTGGGCGAAGATCCGCGCCGCCGTGGCGGCAGCGAACGCGGCCGGCGTGCCCGTCATCCTCGACCGGCACGAGTTCCGCTGGCCGCCGGTGGAGGAGCAGGTTGCCTTCTGGAAGCGCGTGCTGGCCGCGCTGCCGGCGGGCGCCGACGTGAAGCTCGACCTAATGAACGAGCCGAAGGGCTTCGCCGACCCGCGCGCGCCTTATGCCCAGTGGGCGCGCGACACGAAGGCGATCGTCGCCGGCATCCGCGCCTTCGCGCCGCGCACCGAGATCCTGGTTGAGTGGCCGAACTACTCCGCCACCTTCCGCTTCCACGATCCCCGCGTCGCCGCGATCGAGGCCGACCCCAGGCGCACCTGCCCGACCGCCGGCTGCGCGCTCGACCGCGTCGGCGGCTTCGGCCCGAACGTGGCGCTCTCCGGCCACCGCTACTTCGATACCGGCAATGCAGGCATCAAGGCGGCCTGCTCGACGAAGACGCCCAACCCCGCGACTTCCATCGCCAGCTTTGCCGAGGGCGCGCGGAAGCGGGGGATGAAGGCCTATGTCACCGAGGTGGCGTGGGGCAGCTGGCGCGGCGTGCCCAAGTCGTGCGCCGGGCGCGGCGCCGCCTTCCTCGCCGACGTCGCGGCGAACCCCGACGCGATCGCGGGCTTCACCGTCTGGGGCGACGGTCCCGCCTGGGCGGAGAATTACATCTTCCGCGTGAACCCGCCGAAGGGTGCGAGCCCGACCGCGACCGCGTCGGCTTACGTGCGGTCGCTGACCGGCCGGTAGAGGTGAGGCGGAGCAGGGACGCAACTCGCTCCGCCTCGAGGATAATAACGGCGTCGCGCGGAAAGCCTTAGCGCCGGGCCCGGGGGAGCATCCCATGACGAACGACATCACGCCGGCGGCCGCAGCGCCGCCGGCGCCTACCGCCGCGCAGGCGGTCACCGTCGTGCAGCCGGCGGAGCGGCCGCTCTCGCTCGACATCGGCCATGTCGGCGCCTGGGCGGGGGCGATCATCGCCATCACGACCGTTGCCGCGCTGCTCTACAAGCTGCTCACGCGCGAGATGAGCCGCGACATCCGCGAGGTAGCGCACAAGGTGCGCAACGTCGTGACGCGGGTCGACTCCATCGAGCACCTGCGCACTGGCGACATCGAGCGCATCGTCAAGCTGGAGGCGGCGCAGACCTCGTTCGACCGGGCGGTCGAGCGCGTCGAGCGCGGTCAGGAGAAGCTGGCCGACACGATCAACGACCGCTTCGATCTGCTGGCCGAGTCGATCCGCGAGATCCGTTCGGTGAGCCCACGTGGCTGACATGCCGATCAAC encodes:
- a CDS encoding cellulase family glycosylhydrolase, producing MIRILLAALALALLPSPTAAAPLAGVNLSGCEFKGVLNGALCPTPDDVRFSIGQGFRLIRLPFKSAQLDDAKAWAKIRAAVAAANAAGVPVILDRHEFRWPPVEEQVAFWKRVLAALPAGADVKLDLMNEPKGFADPRAPYAQWARDTKAIVAGIRAFAPRTEILVEWPNYSATFRFHDPRVAAIEADPRRTCPTAGCALDRVGGFGPNVALSGHRYFDTGNAGIKAACSTKTPNPATSIASFAEGARKRGMKAYVTEVAWGSWRGVPKSCAGRGAAFLADVAANPDAIAGFTVWGDGPAWAENYIFRVNPPKGASPTATASAYVRSLTGR